From a single Mycolicibacterium mengxianglii genomic region:
- a CDS encoding metallopeptidase family protein, whose translation MRGPLLPREAPAWRSRAERFDMAVLEAYEPIERRFADRVTALDVAVDEIPRISPRDPENVQFPPEVVADGPIALARLIPAGVDVRGNNTRARIVLFRKPIERRAKDTSELTDLLHDILVAQVAAYLGVEPTVIDPTLEDE comes from the coding sequence ATTCGCGGCCCACTGCTGCCCCGTGAGGCGCCGGCGTGGCGCAGCCGTGCCGAACGTTTCGACATGGCGGTGCTGGAAGCCTACGAACCCATCGAGCGTCGATTCGCCGATCGGGTGACAGCGCTGGACGTGGCGGTTGACGAGATTCCCCGGATTTCCCCGCGGGATCCGGAGAACGTGCAGTTCCCACCCGAGGTGGTCGCCGACGGGCCGATCGCGTTGGCCAGGCTGATCCCTGCCGGGGTGGACGTCCGGGGAAACAACACCCGGGCACGAATTGTGTTGTTCCGCAAGCCAATCGAAAGGCGAGCGAAAGACACTTCAGAATTGACTGATCTTCTTCACGACATTCTGGTGGCGCAGGTCGCCGCCTACCTCGGCGTCGAACCGACTGTCATCGATCCAACACTCGAAGATGAGTGA
- a CDS encoding WhiB family transcriptional regulator yields MSYQHLIGAMGSIPHTNIEPATNGGEDAGARPRLSLVPDVFEPSDDDFENQWQERALCAQTDPEAFFPEKGGSTREAKRICLGCEVRDACLEYALANDERFGIWGGLSERERRRIKRGII; encoded by the coding sequence ATGTCCTATCAGCACCTGATCGGAGCTATGGGCAGCATCCCGCACACCAACATCGAGCCGGCGACCAACGGGGGAGAGGATGCGGGGGCACGTCCTCGATTGAGTTTAGTTCCCGACGTTTTTGAGCCCTCTGACGACGACTTCGAGAACCAGTGGCAGGAACGGGCGCTGTGCGCGCAAACCGATCCTGAGGCGTTCTTCCCGGAGAAGGGTGGCTCCACCCGCGAAGCCAAGCGCATCTGCCTGGGCTGTGAAGTACGTGACGCGTGTCTCGAATACGCCTTGGCCAACGATGAACGCTTCGGCATCTGGGGCGGGCTGTCCGAGCGTGAGCGTCGTCGCATCAAGCGCGGCATCATCTAA
- the rfbD gene encoding dTDP-4-dehydrorhamnose reductase has product MKPRIVITGAGGQVGSYLSGYAGQLGHPVAAYTSAQWDITDPAAAEHHIDAGDVVVNCAAFTSVDAAENHPDRAYAVNVAGPENIARACARVGARLIHISTDYVFSGVFDGPARPYEPVDATGPLSVYGRTKLAGELAVLGALPDATVARTAWVYTGAHGSDFAAVMRAKAATDDVVDVVADQVGSPTYVGDLCAALVEIAEVGPEPSVLHVANSGPTSRFDQARAVFALVGADPERVRPVGTDAHPRPAPRPPFSALGGEMYARAGLTPLRPWQEALAEALSTAR; this is encoded by the coding sequence GTGAAGCCGAGAATCGTGATCACCGGCGCCGGCGGGCAGGTCGGCAGCTATCTGAGCGGTTATGCCGGACAGCTGGGCCATCCCGTCGCGGCCTACACCTCAGCCCAGTGGGACATCACCGATCCTGCCGCCGCCGAGCACCACATCGACGCCGGTGATGTGGTGGTCAACTGCGCCGCGTTCACCAGCGTCGACGCCGCGGAGAACCACCCCGACCGGGCGTATGCCGTCAACGTCGCCGGCCCCGAGAACATCGCGCGCGCGTGCGCCCGGGTCGGCGCCCGCCTGATCCACATCTCCACCGATTACGTGTTCAGCGGCGTGTTCGACGGCCCGGCCCGGCCCTACGAACCTGTGGACGCCACCGGCCCACTATCGGTGTACGGCCGCACCAAGCTCGCCGGTGAGCTGGCCGTGCTGGGAGCGCTGCCCGATGCCACAGTGGCCCGCACGGCCTGGGTGTACACCGGTGCACACGGGTCGGATTTCGCCGCGGTGATGCGCGCCAAGGCCGCCACCGACGATGTCGTCGACGTGGTGGCAGATCAGGTGGGCTCACCCACCTATGTCGGCGACCTGTGCGCAGCGCTGGTCGAGATCGCCGAGGTGGGCCCGGAACCTTCGGTGCTTCACGTCGCCAACAGCGGCCCCACCAGCAGGTTCGATCAGGCCAGGGCCGTGTTCGCGTTGGTGGGAGCCGACCCCGAACGGGTCCGGCCGGTGGGCACCGATGCCCATCCGCGTCCGGCCCCGCGCCCGCCCTTCTCTGCCCTGGGCGGGGAAATGTACGCGCGGGCCGGCCTGACACCCCTGCGGCCCTGGCAGGAGGCACTGGCCGAGGCGCTGAGCACGGCGCGGTGA
- a CDS encoding DUF3499 domain-containing protein, protein MNAPRRCCRPGCPHYAVATLTFVYSDSTAVVGPLATVREPHSWDLCVTHAGRITAPRGWELVRHAGPLPAHPDEDDLVALADAVREGREGVPTGAPVHGFSDPGHHPAAGVAPAGNVLASPAHRPSGAGRRRGHLRVLPDPSD, encoded by the coding sequence GTGAATGCTCCGCGTCGTTGCTGCAGGCCTGGGTGCCCTCACTATGCCGTGGCGACGTTGACGTTCGTGTACTCCGACTCGACGGCTGTAGTCGGGCCGCTCGCCACTGTTCGTGAGCCTCATTCGTGGGATCTGTGCGTGACGCACGCCGGCCGGATCACCGCCCCTCGGGGATGGGAACTGGTCCGTCACGCAGGACCTCTGCCTGCCCATCCCGATGAAGACGATCTGGTGGCCCTGGCCGACGCGGTCCGGGAAGGGCGCGAGGGCGTGCCCACCGGAGCCCCGGTGCACGGCTTCTCCGATCCCGGTCATCATCCCGCCGCCGGCGTCGCGCCGGCAGGCAATGTGCTGGCGTCGCCGGCGCACCGGCCGTCGGGCGCCGGCCGTCGGCGCGGGCACCTGAGGGTGCTGCCCGACCCTTCGGACTGA
- a CDS encoding coenzyme F420-0:L-glutamate ligase — MSRTEHGAAAAIEILPVTGLPEFRPGDDLVAALATAAPWLRDGDVMVVTSKVLSKCEGRIVAAPSDPEERDALRRKLIDAEAVRVLARKGRTLITENNLGLIQAAAGVDGSNIGTTELALLPVDPDGSAALLRAGLAERLGVDVAVVITDTMGRAWRNGQIDAAIGSSGVPVLHGYAGAVDRHGNELLVTEVAVADEIAAAADLVKGKLTGIPVAVVRGLHLTDDGSRGRDLLRPGEDDLFWLGTAESIELGRRQAQLMRRSVRRFSSEPVPPELIEEAVAEALTAPAPHHTRPVRFVWPAAGRRITLLDAMRQRWRSDLSGDGKPAETVERRIGRGQILYDAPEVVLPFMVPDGAHDYPDATRTTAEHTMFTVAAGAAIQALLVALAVRGVGSCWIGSTIFTPDLVRDHLDLPADWNPMGAVAIGFPSEDVGPRDPADTEGLLVRR, encoded by the coding sequence ATGAGCCGCACCGAGCACGGCGCCGCCGCCGCCATCGAAATCCTGCCCGTCACCGGGTTGCCCGAATTCCGCCCCGGTGACGACCTGGTGGCGGCGTTGGCCACTGCGGCACCCTGGCTGCGCGACGGCGACGTCATGGTGGTCACCAGCAAGGTGCTCTCCAAGTGCGAGGGCCGCATCGTGGCCGCACCTTCTGACCCTGAAGAACGAGATGCGTTGCGGCGTAAGCTGATCGACGCCGAGGCGGTGCGTGTGCTGGCCCGCAAGGGCCGCACGTTGATCACCGAGAACAACCTCGGGCTCATCCAGGCCGCCGCCGGCGTGGACGGCTCCAATATCGGAACCACCGAATTGGCGCTGCTACCCGTCGATCCCGACGGCAGCGCGGCACTCCTGCGGGCCGGGCTGGCCGAACGGCTCGGGGTCGACGTCGCCGTGGTGATCACCGACACGATGGGCCGGGCGTGGCGTAACGGCCAAATCGACGCCGCGATCGGCTCTTCCGGAGTACCGGTACTGCACGGCTACGCCGGCGCGGTCGACCGCCACGGCAACGAGCTGCTCGTCACCGAGGTGGCCGTCGCCGACGAGATCGCCGCCGCGGCCGATCTGGTGAAGGGCAAGCTGACCGGCATTCCCGTGGCGGTGGTGCGCGGACTGCACCTGACCGACGACGGTTCGCGGGGCCGCGATCTGCTGCGCCCCGGCGAAGACGACCTGTTCTGGCTCGGCACCGCCGAATCCATCGAACTCGGCCGTCGGCAGGCCCAGCTGATGCGCCGCTCCGTGCGCCGGTTCAGCTCTGAGCCGGTGCCCCCGGAACTCATCGAAGAGGCTGTCGCCGAAGCTCTCACCGCGCCGGCACCCCACCACACCCGGCCGGTCCGGTTCGTCTGGCCGGCCGCCGGCCGGCGAATCACCCTGTTGGACGCCATGAGGCAGCGCTGGCGCAGCGATCTCTCCGGCGACGGCAAGCCGGCCGAAACCGTCGAGCGCCGAATCGGTCGCGGGCAGATCCTCTACGACGCCCCGGAAGTGGTGCTGCCGTTCATGGTGCCCGACGGCGCCCACGACTATCCCGATGCCACTCGCACCACCGCCGAACACACCATGTTCACCGTCGCCGCGGGGGCGGCCATCCAGGCACTGCTGGTGGCACTGGCGGTGCGCGGCGTGGGCAGTTGCTGGATCGGGTCGACGATCTTCACCCCCGATCTGGTGCGTGACCACCTCGACCTGCCTGCCGACTGGAACCCCATGGGCGCCGTCGCGATCGGGTTCCCCTCCGAAGACGTCGGGCCCCGCGATCCCGCTGACACCGAAGGTCTGCTGGTGCGCCGATGA
- a CDS encoding TobH protein produces MSATRASIDLDDSDGLIGADRDGLLHAAAMSGAQVRATAAAVEEGALEMVRTGQRPRSFIWVAGRGAAESAGAILAAVLGGSAGEPIVVASEVPPWIGPLDVLVVAGDDAADPVLVSAAATGVRRGARVVIAAPYQGPLREATAGRVAVLEPRLWVRDEFGLCRYLAVGLATLQAVETGALSIPTDLALLADELDAEALRNSAAREVFTNAAKSLADRMTGRTVVLAGDNAATLALARHLSIVLLRVAHQSTAATGLADALVALRDGMGAQNSSGSSNFDALFHDEELDGPLSQQPRVLALTLAAERPQVGARIAGVADLDLVGTEDVPDGSGTVTPAVDAGRPEQQLAVLAVRLEMAAVYIRLARG; encoded by the coding sequence ATGAGTGCCACCCGCGCCAGCATCGACCTCGACGACAGCGACGGCCTGATCGGCGCGGATCGCGACGGGTTGTTGCACGCCGCTGCGATGTCGGGCGCGCAGGTGCGTGCCACCGCAGCCGCGGTTGAGGAGGGCGCACTCGAAATGGTGCGTACCGGTCAGCGGCCACGATCGTTCATCTGGGTGGCCGGTCGCGGCGCCGCGGAATCGGCGGGCGCCATCCTGGCTGCGGTGCTGGGAGGTTCGGCCGGCGAACCGATCGTCGTCGCGTCCGAGGTGCCGCCATGGATCGGCCCCCTCGATGTGCTGGTGGTCGCCGGTGACGACGCCGCCGATCCGGTGTTGGTGTCGGCCGCTGCCACCGGGGTGCGTCGGGGGGCTCGGGTGGTCATTGCCGCCCCGTACCAGGGCCCGCTGCGCGAGGCCACTGCCGGCCGGGTCGCGGTACTCGAACCGCGACTGTGGGTGCGCGACGAGTTCGGCCTGTGCCGCTACCTCGCCGTGGGCCTGGCCACCTTGCAGGCAGTCGAGACGGGGGCATTGTCGATTCCCACCGATCTGGCCCTGCTGGCCGATGAACTCGACGCCGAGGCGTTGCGCAACAGCGCCGCCCGCGAAGTGTTCACCAACGCCGCGAAATCGCTTGCCGATCGGATGACCGGACGCACCGTGGTGCTCGCCGGTGACAACGCCGCGACGCTGGCACTGGCCCGGCACCTGTCGATCGTGCTGCTGCGAGTTGCGCATCAGAGCACCGCGGCCACCGGGCTCGCTGACGCCCTGGTGGCGCTGCGCGACGGGATGGGCGCTCAGAACAGCTCGGGATCAAGCAATTTCGACGCCCTGTTCCACGACGAAGAGCTTGACGGTCCACTGTCGCAACAACCGCGCGTGCTGGCGCTCACCCTGGCCGCCGAGCGTCCCCAGGTAGGCGCGCGCATCGCCGGGGTGGCCGATCTGGACCTGGTTGGCACCGAAGATGTGCCAGATGGCAGCGGGACCGTCACCCCGGCGGTCGACGCCGGGCGGCCCGAGCAGCAATTGGCTGTTCTCGCTGTCCGATTGGAGATGGCTGCGGTGTACATCAGACTCGCGCGGGGATGA
- a CDS encoding glycosyltransferase family 2 protein, which produces MSDELPVVTVTYSPGSHLERFLSSLSLATEVPVTVVLADNGSTDGAPESAVERYPNTRLLRTGANLGYGSAVNRGVAALGNSSCSEFLVIANPDVVWGPGSIDHLLDAMRRWPNAGAVGPLIRDPDGSVYPSARHLPSIIRGGMHAVIGPVWKNNPWTAAYRQERQEPSERAVGWLSGSCLLLRRAAFDEIGGFDERYFMYMEDVDLGDRLGRAGWLNVYVPEAEILHDKGHSTGRDPARNLAAHHRSTYTYLSDRHSGWRQAPLRWAMRAALAVRSHLVVRVARQKSR; this is translated from the coding sequence GTGAGTGACGAACTGCCGGTGGTGACAGTGACCTACTCACCGGGGTCACATCTGGAGCGGTTCCTGTCCTCGTTGAGTCTGGCCACCGAGGTGCCGGTGACGGTGGTGCTCGCCGACAACGGTTCCACCGACGGCGCACCCGAGAGCGCGGTCGAGCGCTATCCCAACACCCGGCTGCTGCGCACCGGCGCCAACCTGGGTTACGGCAGCGCGGTGAACCGGGGCGTGGCCGCGCTCGGCAACTCCTCGTGCTCGGAATTTCTCGTCATCGCCAACCCCGATGTGGTGTGGGGTCCCGGCAGCATCGACCACTTGCTCGATGCCATGCGGCGCTGGCCGAACGCCGGCGCGGTGGGGCCGTTGATCCGCGATCCCGACGGCTCGGTGTACCCGTCGGCACGGCACCTGCCCAGCATCATCCGTGGCGGGATGCACGCCGTGATCGGCCCCGTGTGGAAGAACAACCCGTGGACGGCGGCCTACCGGCAGGAGCGCCAGGAGCCCAGCGAGCGGGCCGTGGGCTGGCTGTCCGGCTCCTGCCTGCTGCTCCGGCGCGCCGCGTTCGATGAGATCGGCGGGTTCGACGAGCGCTACTTCATGTACATGGAGGACGTCGATCTCGGTGACCGGCTGGGCCGCGCCGGCTGGCTCAACGTCTACGTCCCCGAGGCGGAGATCCTGCATGACAAGGGTCACTCCACCGGTCGCGATCCCGCCCGCAATCTCGCCGCGCACCACCGCAGCACCTATACCTATCTGTCGGACCGGCACAGCGGGTGGCGGCAGGCGCCGCTGAGGTGGGCCATGCGAGCCGCTTTGGCCGTACGATCTCACCTGGTGGTACGCGTTGCCCGGCAAAAGAGCCGGTGA
- the manB gene encoding mannose-1-phosphate guanylyltransferase produces the protein MSGVLEVVDPSKVDAVVLVGGKGTRLRPLTLSAPKPMLPTAGLPFLTHLLSRIAEAGIEHVILGTSYKASVFEAEFGDGSKLGLQIEYVFEEEPLGTGGGIANVLPKLRYDRAIIFNGDVLSGADLGAMLNHHHTNDAAVTLHLVRVGDPRAFGCVPTDENNRVEAFLEKTQDPPTDQINAGTYVFNREIIEGIPTGRELSVEREVFPQLLSDGVKVCGYVDTTYWRDMGTPEDFVRGSADLVRGLAPSPALRGHRGESLVHDGASVAPGAVLIGGTVIGRGAEIGPGARLDGAVIFDGVRVDAGCVIERSIVGFGAHIGPRALIRDGVIGDGANIGARCELLRGARVWPGVMLPDCGIRYSSDL, from the coding sequence ATGAGTGGCGTTCTCGAGGTGGTTGACCCGTCCAAGGTCGACGCCGTTGTACTGGTCGGTGGCAAAGGCACCCGGTTGCGGCCGCTGACCCTGTCGGCACCCAAACCGATGTTGCCGACCGCAGGCTTGCCTTTTCTGACGCACCTGCTGTCGCGCATCGCCGAAGCCGGTATCGAGCACGTCATCCTCGGCACGTCCTACAAGGCGTCGGTCTTCGAAGCCGAGTTCGGCGACGGGTCCAAGCTGGGCCTGCAGATCGAGTACGTCTTCGAAGAGGAGCCGCTGGGAACCGGCGGCGGCATCGCGAACGTACTTCCCAAGCTGCGTTATGACCGGGCGATCATCTTCAACGGTGACGTGCTCTCCGGTGCCGATCTGGGGGCGATGCTGAACCACCACCACACCAACGATGCCGCGGTGACGCTGCACCTGGTGCGGGTGGGGGATCCGCGGGCGTTCGGGTGTGTGCCCACCGACGAGAACAATCGGGTCGAGGCGTTCCTGGAAAAGACCCAGGACCCGCCCACGGATCAGATCAATGCCGGTACGTATGTGTTCAACCGGGAGATCATCGAAGGCATCCCCACCGGACGCGAGCTGTCGGTGGAGCGCGAGGTGTTCCCGCAGCTGCTCTCCGACGGGGTGAAGGTCTGCGGCTACGTCGACACCACCTACTGGCGCGACATGGGCACACCAGAGGACTTCGTGCGCGGTTCGGCGGATCTGGTGCGCGGACTGGCGCCGTCGCCGGCGCTCCGGGGGCACCGCGGCGAATCGCTGGTGCACGACGGGGCGTCGGTGGCCCCGGGTGCCGTGCTGATCGGTGGGACGGTCATCGGCCGTGGCGCCGAGATCGGCCCCGGCGCGCGCCTCGACGGTGCGGTCATCTTCGACGGTGTGCGAGTTGATGCCGGGTGTGTCATCGAACGTTCGATCGTCGGGTTCGGCGCGCACATCGGGCCCCGGGCGCTGATCCGTGACGGGGTGATCGGTGACGGTGCCAACATCGGTGCCCGCTGCGAGCTGCTCCGCGGCGCGCGAGTGTGGCCCGGCGTGATGCTGCCCGACTGCGGGATCCGTTACTCCAGCGATCTCTAG
- a CDS encoding phosphomannomutase/phosphoglucomutase, producing the protein MPRSAEAVARVIKAYDVRGLVGQEIDEQFVCEVGAAFARLVRPDSTRVAIGYDMRESSPSLAAAFASGVTAQGLDVVRIGLASTDQLYFASGLLDCPGAMFTASHNPAAYNGIKLCRAGAKPVGRDTGLATISAEVVAGVPAFDGPTGSISDQDVLTAYGEFLRGLVDVTALRPLRVAVDAGNGMAGHTAPEVLGAVPSLTMLPLYFELDGSFPNHEANPLDPANLVDLQRFVVETGADIGLAFDGDADRCFVVDERGQAVSPSAVTAMVAARELTREIGATVIHNLITSRAVPELVVERGGTPVRSRVGHSYIKGLMAETGAIFGGEHSAHYYFRDFWGADSGMLAALYVLAELGGQDRPLSELAGDYQRYEASGEINFTVEDAPACVESVLRAFGTDIHSIDHLDGVTVDLGDGSWFNLRTSNTEPLLRLNVEARTADEVDALVAKVAAEIEAVRAVP; encoded by the coding sequence ATGCCTCGATCCGCTGAAGCGGTTGCCCGTGTGATCAAGGCGTACGACGTGCGCGGTCTGGTCGGTCAGGAGATCGACGAACAGTTCGTCTGCGAGGTTGGTGCCGCCTTCGCCCGGCTGGTCCGTCCGGACAGCACCCGCGTCGCCATCGGGTACGACATGCGCGAGAGCTCACCGTCACTGGCTGCGGCGTTCGCCTCCGGTGTGACAGCGCAGGGACTCGACGTCGTACGCATCGGGCTGGCCTCCACCGATCAGCTGTATTTTGCCTCCGGCCTGCTGGACTGCCCGGGCGCGATGTTCACCGCCAGCCACAACCCGGCGGCCTACAACGGCATCAAGCTCTGCCGTGCCGGCGCCAAGCCCGTTGGCCGCGACACCGGCCTGGCCACGATCAGCGCCGAAGTGGTCGCGGGCGTTCCGGCATTCGACGGCCCGACCGGTTCGATCTCCGACCAGGATGTGCTGACCGCCTACGGCGAATTCCTCCGGGGGCTCGTCGACGTCACCGCCCTGCGGCCCCTGCGGGTGGCGGTCGATGCCGGTAACGGGATGGCGGGGCACACCGCGCCGGAGGTGCTCGGCGCCGTTCCGTCGTTGACCATGTTGCCGCTGTACTTCGAACTCGACGGCTCCTTCCCCAACCATGAAGCCAACCCGCTGGACCCGGCCAACCTGGTCGACCTGCAGCGCTTCGTCGTCGAAACGGGTGCCGACATCGGCCTGGCATTCGACGGCGACGCCGATCGGTGCTTCGTGGTCGACGAACGTGGCCAGGCGGTATCGCCGTCCGCGGTCACCGCCATGGTGGCCGCCCGGGAACTGACCCGCGAGATCGGTGCCACCGTGATCCACAACCTCATCACCTCGCGAGCGGTTCCGGAGCTGGTGGTCGAACGCGGTGGCACGCCGGTACGGTCGCGCGTCGGACATTCCTACATCAAGGGCCTGATGGCCGAAACCGGCGCCATCTTCGGCGGTGAACACTCCGCCCACTACTACTTCCGGGACTTCTGGGGCGCCGACTCCGGAATGCTCGCCGCGCTCTACGTGCTCGCTGAGCTCGGCGGTCAGGACCGGCCCCTGTCGGAACTGGCGGGTGACTACCAACGCTACGAAGCGTCCGGCGAGATCAACTTCACCGTCGAAGATGCACCGGCGTGTGTGGAGTCCGTGCTGAGGGCGTTCGGCACCGACATCCACTCCATCGACCATCTCGACGGTGTGACAGTCGATCTCGGTGACGGCAGCTGGTTCAACCTGCGCACCTCCAATACCGAACCGTTGTTGCGCCTCAACGTCGAGGCCCGCACCGCCGATGAGGTGGACGCCCTCGTTGCGAAGGTGGCCGCCGAGATCGAAGCGGTCCGGGCGGTGCCATGA
- a CDS encoding NUDIX hydrolase gives MTLHQSVVELLTGWHAPDPAQEALRQAVLAFVLARPDACERSCEPGHITASTAVMDTTGTNVLLTLHPRLGRWVQLGGHCEPDDPDIAAAALREATEESGIADLRLGALAALDVHALTCSLGRPTRHLDLQFVATAPADARITISDESLDLRWWPVDALPVRTDHAVHALVRAASALR, from the coding sequence ATGACGCTGCATCAGTCGGTGGTCGAGCTGCTCACCGGCTGGCACGCACCCGACCCGGCTCAGGAGGCGTTGCGCCAGGCGGTCCTGGCTTTTGTGCTGGCCCGGCCCGACGCGTGCGAGCGGTCCTGCGAGCCCGGCCACATCACCGCCTCGACCGCCGTCATGGACACCACCGGCACGAACGTCCTGCTGACACTGCACCCGCGGCTGGGGCGCTGGGTGCAACTGGGTGGCCATTGTGAACCCGACGATCCCGATATCGCCGCCGCGGCGCTGCGCGAAGCCACCGAGGAGTCCGGCATCGCCGACCTGCGCCTGGGCGCGCTGGCGGCTCTCGATGTGCACGCACTGACGTGTTCGCTGGGCCGCCCCACCCGGCACCTGGATCTGCAGTTCGTCGCAACCGCCCCGGCCGATGCCCGGATCACGATCAGCGACGAGTCCCTGGATCTGCGGTGGTGGCCGGTCGACGCACTGCCGGTGCGCACCGACCACGCCGTACACGCGCTCGTGAGAGCCGCGTCGGCGCTGCGCTGA
- the cofD gene encoding 2-phospho-L-lactate transferase, with amino-acid sequence MKVTVLVGGVGGARFLLGVQQLLRLGQFAPDPEGQAEVEHELTAVVNIGDDAWMHGVRICPDLDTCMYTLGGGIDPERGWGHRDETWHAKEELAAYGVQPDWFGLGDRDLATHLVRSQMLRAGYPLSQVTEALCTRWNPGARLLPASDDRCETHVVITDPDTGERKAIHFQEWWVRYRAKVPTHSFAYVGAEKATLGPGVADAIAGADIVFLAPSNPVVSIGSILAVPGIRAALRSTAAPVVGYSPIIGGKPLRGMADECLTVIGVDSTSEAVGRYHGARSATGILDGWLISEQDHAEIDGVAVRSVPLLMTDPAATAQMVRDGMDLVGIPTTGPAL; translated from the coding sequence GTGAAGGTCACCGTTTTGGTCGGCGGAGTGGGCGGCGCGCGATTTCTGTTGGGAGTCCAACAGTTGCTGCGGCTGGGCCAGTTCGCCCCGGACCCTGAGGGTCAAGCTGAGGTCGAGCACGAACTGACCGCCGTGGTCAACATCGGCGACGACGCGTGGATGCACGGGGTGCGGATCTGCCCCGACCTCGACACGTGTATGTACACCCTGGGCGGCGGCATCGACCCCGAACGGGGGTGGGGGCATCGCGACGAAACGTGGCACGCCAAAGAGGAACTCGCCGCCTACGGCGTGCAGCCGGACTGGTTCGGCCTCGGTGACCGCGATCTGGCGACCCACCTGGTCCGCAGCCAGATGCTGCGGGCGGGGTATCCGCTCTCGCAGGTCACCGAAGCGCTGTGCACGCGCTGGAACCCTGGCGCACGCCTACTACCGGCCAGCGACGACCGCTGCGAAACCCACGTGGTGATCACCGATCCCGACACCGGCGAGCGCAAAGCGATCCACTTCCAAGAATGGTGGGTCCGCTACCGCGCGAAGGTGCCCACCCACAGCTTTGCCTACGTCGGGGCCGAAAAGGCAACGCTGGGGCCCGGGGTCGCGGACGCGATCGCCGGCGCCGATATCGTCTTCCTCGCCCCGTCCAACCCGGTGGTCAGCATCGGATCCATCCTCGCTGTCCCAGGCATCCGGGCGGCGCTGCGCTCCACTGCCGCTCCCGTGGTCGGCTACTCCCCCATCATCGGCGGGAAGCCGTTGCGGGGCATGGCCGACGAATGCCTCACCGTGATCGGCGTCGACTCCACGTCCGAGGCGGTGGGCCGCTACCACGGCGCCAGGTCGGCCACCGGAATCCTGGACGGCTGGCTCATCTCCGAGCAGGACCATGCCGAGATCGACGGTGTGGCAGTCCGGTCCGTCCCGTTGTTGATGACCGATCCCGCGGCGACGGCCCAGATGGTGCGCGACGGAATGGATCTCGTGGGCATCCCGACAACCGGGCCGGCGCTGTGA